A window of the Halostagnicola kamekurae genome harbors these coding sequences:
- a CDS encoding uracil-xanthine permease family protein → MTKNTDNSNGMETDGGSVSREEASFVEYGIEDKPPLLESIFLGAQHYLTMVGATIAIPLVLAGPSALDMPGPETAQLVGTFFVVSGIATLLQTTVGNRYPIVQGGTFALLAPALAIIATSSAGWQATLLELQGAIIAAATVQVVLGYIGALGYLKRYLSPVVIAPVIVLIGLSLFNTGDVTTTSQNWWLLGLALFLIILFSQYLDQYSRYAKLFPVLLGIAGAWIVAAVFSATGIYAPNTVGYVDFSTIANATLIQPITPFQWGMPQFTAAFAVGIFAGVMASMVESLGDYYAVARIAGVGAPSEKRINHGIAMEGVGNIIAGIMGTGNGSTSYGENIGAIGITGVASRYVVQIGALVMLVVGFIGYFGQLVTTIPGPIVGALYIAMFGQIAAIGLSNLKYVDLDASRNIFIIGIALFLGLAIPTYMGNFESAAQFQEIGASAAIVGPLFSNDIFANTIFVTGSTTMVVGGTIAFILDNTIRGTAEERGLSQWQELAEDDSEFVTFFERIRSDGEPKPVDRAD, encoded by the coding sequence ATGACGAAAAATACTGACAACTCAAACGGCATGGAGACGGACGGGGGTTCCGTCTCTCGAGAGGAAGCATCGTTCGTCGAATACGGCATCGAAGACAAACCGCCGCTTCTCGAGTCGATATTCCTTGGCGCACAGCACTATCTGACGATGGTCGGGGCGACGATCGCGATTCCGTTAGTGCTTGCTGGTCCGAGCGCGTTGGATATGCCTGGTCCTGAAACGGCACAGCTCGTGGGCACGTTCTTCGTCGTCTCCGGGATCGCTACGTTGTTGCAGACGACGGTCGGTAACAGATACCCGATCGTTCAGGGGGGGACGTTCGCCCTGTTGGCACCCGCGCTTGCAATCATCGCGACGTCCAGTGCCGGCTGGCAAGCGACGTTGCTCGAGTTACAGGGGGCAATCATCGCTGCAGCCACGGTACAGGTAGTTCTCGGATATATCGGGGCTCTCGGGTATCTCAAGCGGTACCTCTCGCCGGTCGTGATCGCGCCGGTGATCGTCCTCATCGGCCTCTCGTTGTTCAACACGGGAGACGTGACGACGACGAGTCAGAACTGGTGGCTGCTTGGGCTGGCGCTCTTCCTGATCATCCTGTTCTCGCAGTACCTAGATCAGTACAGCCGGTACGCGAAGCTGTTCCCGGTGTTGCTCGGTATCGCCGGTGCCTGGATCGTGGCTGCCGTCTTCTCCGCAACTGGAATATATGCGCCCAATACTGTCGGGTACGTTGATTTCAGTACCATAGCAAATGCCACCCTCATCCAGCCAATCACGCCGTTCCAGTGGGGGATGCCGCAGTTCACGGCGGCGTTCGCGGTCGGTATCTTCGCCGGCGTCATGGCATCGATGGTCGAAAGTCTCGGTGACTACTACGCCGTCGCCCGAATCGCCGGCGTCGGCGCGCCGAGCGAGAAACGCATCAACCACGGAATCGCCATGGAGGGGGTCGGAAACATCATCGCGGGTATCATGGGAACGGGCAACGGCTCGACCTCCTACGGTGAGAACATCGGCGCGATCGGGATCACCGGCGTCGCCTCGCGGTACGTCGTTCAGATCGGCGCGCTTGTCATGTTGGTCGTCGGATTCATCGGCTACTTCGGCCAGCTGGTCACGACGATTCCGGGTCCGATCGTCGGGGCGCTGTACATCGCCATGTTCGGACAGATCGCCGCGATCGGCCTCTCGAACCTGAAATACGTCGATCTGGACGCTTCACGAAACATCTTCATCATCGGTATCGCGCTGTTTCTCGGACTCGCGATCCCGACGTACATGGGTAACTTCGAAAGCGCAGCCCAGTTTCAGGAGATCGGCGCGAGCGCGGCCATCGTCGGTCCGCTGTTCAGCAACGACATTTTCGCCAACACGATTTTCGTCACCGGATCGACCACCATGGTCGTCGGCGGAACCATCGCGTTCATCCTCGACAACACGATCCGCGGGACGGCAGAAGAACGAGGCCTGAGCCAGTGGCAGGAACTCGCAGAAGACGACAGCGAGTTCGTCACCTTCTTCGAGCGGATCCGATCCGACGGCGAACCGAAACCCGTCGATCGAGCGGACTGA